One part of the Hydrogenobacter sp. T-2 genome encodes these proteins:
- a CDS encoding Uma2 family endonuclease: MGLVERYPVRYTVEDWKHWQGDWELVEGIPYAIALPRPINQITLIKLGHLLYSTLKDCEDCKVAGELDWYISYDTVIRPDLMVLCGEIPERVESPPQMVIEIVSPSSRHMDEGLKFELCEREKVKYFVLVYPDEKYVKVFELFDGRYREKFDGVFNFNDCKVEINFEEVLL; encoded by the coding sequence ATGGGCTTGGTTGAAAGGTATCCAGTAAGATACACAGTGGAGGACTGGAAACACTGGCAGGGAGACTGGGAGCTGGTAGAAGGTATACCTTATGCTATAGCTTTGCCAAGACCTATTAATCAAATTACACTCATAAAACTCGGACACCTACTATACAGCACTTTAAAGGATTGCGAAGACTGCAAAGTAGCGGGAGAACTTGACTGGTATATATCCTATGATACAGTAATAAGACCGGACTTGATGGTTTTATGTGGAGAAATTCCAGAAAGGGTAGAAAGTCCGCCACAGATGGTTATTGAGATAGTTTCACCCTCCAGTAGGCATATGGATGAAGGGCTTAAGTTTGAACTGTGTGAAAGAGAAAAGGTGAAATATTTTGTGCTTGTTTATCCTGATGAGAAATATGTGAAAGTCTTTGAACTATTTGATGGAAGATACAGAGAAAAGTTTGATGGTGTATTTAACTTTAACGATTGCAAGGTGGAAATAAACTTTGAGGAGGTCTTGCTTTGA
- a CDS encoding MlaD family protein, with protein MRFSNEAKVGVLVLVFSLGFAFLILTFGEVPFFKPAVKTYKVYFDNVAGLSAGAEVRVAGLKSGKVKSIRLKDGKVEVVFELDKDITLYKDAQAEIGTLGLMGDKYLNIYPGSPQAGILEEGGTISKTLGYADTDLLIKQMTSASESVRLMVESFQLILSENREDIRRVVQNLEMLTHNLNLIALENRESLRGAIHNINLLAYNLNRTLPQTIESIDRLAKNLEAIASENRQDIRETVSNLKQLSNDLKTTFPELSRNLNELSVNLNALIVENRQDIRATTSNLSELTSTLKESSERLNNILAHIERGEGTLGKLIKDEELYRNVASGVRVLGKAGEVADRTNLYIGFRGELYRAGDSKGILTVKLQPDNEKYYLLEIVGDSRGRVYKEEILPNQSIVKKEFKPEVTLQYARIFPFFGKELVLRGGLKESTGGIGVDLLYSQRLAFTTDLWDFGRRDRPQDKDLKPNLQVGVNYKVNGPMYVRFGGDDLLNSKLRGVFGGVGLMFTDNDLKYLLGSLRLPLP; from the coding sequence ATGAGGTTTTCCAACGAAGCCAAGGTAGGTGTTCTCGTGCTTGTATTTTCCCTTGGCTTTGCCTTTCTTATACTTACCTTCGGGGAGGTCCCCTTTTTCAAACCTGCGGTAAAAACTTACAAGGTCTACTTTGACAATGTGGCAGGGCTTAGTGCAGGTGCGGAGGTAAGGGTGGCCGGTTTAAAAAGTGGAAAGGTGAAGTCTATCAGATTAAAAGATGGCAAGGTGGAGGTGGTTTTTGAACTTGACAAAGACATAACCCTTTATAAAGATGCACAGGCGGAGATAGGAACTCTTGGTCTTATGGGAGACAAATACCTAAACATATACCCTGGAAGTCCACAAGCGGGCATTTTAGAAGAAGGCGGGACAATAAGTAAAACCCTTGGTTATGCGGATACAGACCTTCTTATAAAGCAAATGACAAGTGCCTCAGAATCTGTAAGACTAATGGTAGAAAGTTTCCAGCTTATACTCTCTGAAAACAGAGAGGATATAAGGAGAGTGGTGCAGAACTTGGAAATGCTCACCCATAACCTTAACCTAATAGCCCTTGAAAACAGAGAGTCCCTGAGAGGTGCAATACACAACATAAACCTACTTGCCTATAACTTAAACAGAACACTTCCTCAAACTATAGAAAGCATAGACAGGCTTGCAAAAAACCTTGAAGCCATAGCCAGCGAGAACAGGCAAGACATAAGAGAAACCGTTTCAAACCTAAAACAGCTTAGCAACGACCTAAAGACGACCTTTCCCGAACTTTCAAGAAACCTTAACGAGCTTTCAGTAAATCTAAACGCCTTGATTGTGGAAAACCGTCAAGACATAAGAGCGACCACATCAAATCTCTCTGAACTTACCAGCACCCTTAAAGAAAGCTCTGAAAGGCTAAATAACATACTGGCACATATTGAAAGAGGTGAAGGCACCTTAGGGAAACTAATAAAGGATGAGGAACTATACAGAAATGTAGCTTCTGGTGTTAGGGTGCTTGGCAAAGCAGGAGAGGTCGCAGATAGGACAAACCTCTACATAGGCTTTAGGGGTGAGCTTTACAGGGCTGGTGATTCAAAGGGGATACTTACTGTCAAACTGCAACCCGATAACGAAAAGTATTACCTCTTAGAGATAGTTGGAGACTCAAGGGGTAGAGTCTACAAGGAGGAAATACTCCCTAATCAATCTATAGTTAAAAAGGAGTTTAAGCCTGAAGTTACATTGCAGTATGCAAGAATATTTCCCTTCTTTGGTAAGGAGCTTGTCCTAAGAGGTGGGCTCAAGGAATCCACAGGCGGAATAGGTGTTGACCTTTTATACTCGCAAAGACTCGCCTTTACCACAGACCTTTGGGACTTTGGAAGGAGAGACAGACCACAGGACAAGGACCTAAAGCCAAATCTTCAGGTAGGTGTAAACTACAAGGTTAATGGTCCTATGTATGTGAGGTTTGGTGGTGATGACCTTTTAAATTCAAAGCTAAGGGGTGTTTTTGGTGGTGTAGGGCTTATGTTTACTGACAACGACCTAAAATACCTGCTTGGTAGTTTAAGACTACCCTTGCCATGA
- the hemB gene encoding porphobilinogen synthase encodes MEFPKLRPRRLRRKENIRRLVRETKLSLDDLIYPIFVRYGQNIVEEVPSMPGVYRYSLDKVVDAVKEVRDLGIPAIILFGIPEHKDEVGSDTWSDEGIIQRALRLIKKEVPDMYLITDVCFCEYTTHGHCGVLCDGDVHNDLTLENLKKQAISHAKNGADMLAPSGMMDGMVRAIREALDSSGFENIPIMAYSAKYASAFYGPFREIAESAPAFGDRRSYQMDPANSREAIKEILLDVQEGADIVMVKPALAYLDIIAKVKEHTLLPVCAYNVSGEYAMIKAGGKLGWIDEKRVMIETLLSIKRAGADMIITYFAKDVARLINSGEV; translated from the coding sequence ATGGAGTTTCCAAAGCTAAGACCAAGGAGATTAAGAAGGAAGGAAAATATCCGTAGGCTTGTGAGAGAGACCAAGCTGAGCCTTGACGACCTTATATACCCCATCTTTGTGAGATACGGACAGAATATCGTGGAAGAAGTCCCAAGCATGCCTGGAGTATACCGCTATAGCCTTGACAAGGTAGTGGATGCAGTAAAAGAGGTAAGAGACCTTGGCATACCTGCCATAATACTCTTTGGCATACCAGAGCACAAGGATGAAGTGGGCTCGGACACTTGGAGTGATGAAGGCATTATACAAAGGGCTCTAAGACTCATAAAGAAGGAAGTGCCAGATATGTATCTTATAACGGATGTATGCTTTTGTGAGTATACAACGCATGGACATTGTGGAGTGCTGTGTGATGGAGATGTTCATAACGACCTGACCCTTGAAAACCTTAAGAAGCAAGCCATATCGCATGCCAAAAATGGTGCGGACATGCTCGCACCCTCTGGAATGATGGATGGTATGGTAAGGGCTATAAGAGAAGCCTTAGATTCCTCTGGATTTGAAAACATTCCCATAATGGCATATTCCGCCAAGTATGCTTCTGCCTTTTATGGACCCTTTAGGGAAATAGCTGAATCCGCACCAGCTTTTGGAGATAGAAGAAGCTACCAGATGGACCCAGCAAACTCAAGAGAAGCCATTAAAGAGATACTTTTGGATGTGCAAGAGGGAGCAGACATTGTAATGGTAAAACCAGCTTTAGCTTACCTTGATATAATAGCAAAAGTAAAAGAACACACTCTCCTGCCAGTGTGTGCTTACAATGTAAGTGGTGAATATGCCATGATAAAAGCAGGTGGCAAACTTGGCTGGATAGATGAGAAGAGGGTTATGATAGAAACTCTACTTTCCATAAAGCGTGCTGGTGCGGACATGATAATCACCTACTTTGCAAAGGATGTGGCAAGGCTCATAAACAGTGGGGAAGTTTGA
- a CDS encoding aminopeptidase, with product MNLKEDESLLLFTDTEKDYLLALIDRFVETARTITRKVKHYVYPSLGGHGKEPPEEVWRLAFGDRAINELRKKGLFEHILHKEDYSEYEALQILKAYAEDVPHVVVAFPYYSTTHTFFRKALTEDLGCRYASMPLFEPEMFYGPMDVDWDYVARLSLDVADMLSEAEWVHVKAEGTDMEFSVSGRSAVADTGLFHYSGQYGNLPAGEAFLAPLENSAFGKLTLTYGTNRKLERPITLKFRDGAVEEIEGFEPYRNYLEEVFKRHENARIIAEFGVGTNPGAKKPDNILEAEKILGTVHIAIGDNHTFGGINRVSFHTDYVVFEPQVTIGGKGWQKRLLEKGRLKT from the coding sequence ATGAACCTGAAAGAGGACGAGTCTTTGCTCCTGTTTACAGACACGGAAAAGGACTATCTATTAGCTCTAATAGATCGCTTCGTGGAAACCGCAAGAACCATAACACGAAAAGTAAAACACTATGTTTATCCTTCCTTGGGAGGGCATGGCAAAGAGCCACCAGAGGAGGTTTGGAGGCTTGCCTTTGGAGATAGAGCAATAAATGAGCTAAGAAAAAAGGGTCTCTTTGAGCATATACTCCATAAAGAAGACTATTCAGAATATGAAGCCTTGCAAATACTCAAGGCTTACGCAGAAGATGTTCCTCATGTGGTGGTAGCCTTTCCTTACTACTCTACCACGCATACCTTTTTTAGAAAAGCTCTTACAGAAGACCTTGGCTGTAGATACGCAAGCATGCCACTCTTTGAGCCAGAGATGTTCTACGGTCCTATGGACGTGGACTGGGACTACGTGGCAAGACTGAGTCTTGATGTGGCGGACATGCTCTCTGAAGCGGAATGGGTGCATGTAAAGGCGGAAGGAACAGACATGGAGTTTTCTGTATCAGGAAGGAGTGCTGTGGCGGACACGGGTCTCTTCCACTATAGCGGTCAGTATGGAAACTTGCCTGCAGGTGAAGCCTTTCTTGCACCCCTTGAAAACTCAGCTTTCGGAAAGCTAACCCTAACCTACGGTACAAACAGGAAACTTGAAAGACCCATAACCCTTAAATTCCGAGATGGTGCGGTGGAAGAGATAGAAGGTTTTGAACCATATAGGAATTATCTTGAAGAGGTATTTAAACGACACGAGAATGCCAGAATAATCGCAGAGTTTGGCGTTGGAACAAACCCGGGCGCAAAAAAACCTGATAATATTTTAGAGGCTGAGAAAATCCTCGGCACAGTGCATATAGCCATAGGAGATAATCACACCTTTGGAGGTATAAACAGAGTTTCTTTTCACACTGATTATGTGGTTTTTGAACCTCAAGTAACCATAGGAGGTAAGGGATGGCAAAAGAGACTTTTAGAGAAAGGCAGACTAAAGACCTAA
- the purS gene encoding phosphoribosylformylglycinamidine synthase subunit PurS → MKVRVLILPKRGLLDPEGRAVKEMLLDGGFDVKDVKVGKVVELEVGEGTDIKALVEKYLVNPLVEEYVIE, encoded by the coding sequence ATGAAGGTAAGAGTTCTTATACTTCCTAAAAGGGGACTTCTTGACCCAGAAGGCAGGGCGGTAAAGGAGATGCTCCTTGACGGCGGTTTTGATGTGAAGGATGTAAAGGTGGGAAAAGTGGTGGAGCTTGAGGTGGGAGAAGGCACAGACATAAAAGCCCTTGTGGAGAAGTATCTCGTAAATCCCTTAGTTGAGGAGTATGTAATAGAATGA
- the hemC gene encoding hydroxymethylbilane synthase, producing the protein MSKNTLRIGTRKSKLALWQTNYVKERLESRGYSVELVLITTTGDKILDAPLAKIGGKGLFVKEIEEALLRGDIDLAVHSLKDVPMVLPEGLTLGAITEREEPFDVLISRDGRRLQELPEGAKVGTSSLRRQVQIKRKRPDLRVETLRGNVDTRLRKLEEGLYDAIVLAYAGVKRMGFEERVSQVLEDFIPAVGQGSLAIEIRQEDQRVYEAIASLDHRESRIRAECERAFLRELQGGCQVPIGAYAWIESEKLKLKAFISDLEGKRFLEGVEEGDLHQAEQIGKKLARRLLEGGGKEILEEIYHQS; encoded by the coding sequence ATGAGTAAGAATACACTTCGTATAGGCACACGAAAGAGCAAGTTAGCTCTTTGGCAGACAAACTATGTGAAGGAGAGGCTTGAGAGCAGGGGATACAGCGTAGAGCTTGTGCTTATTACTACCACCGGCGATAAAATCCTTGACGCTCCTTTGGCAAAAATAGGAGGCAAAGGACTTTTTGTAAAAGAGATAGAGGAGGCACTTCTGAGAGGAGATATAGACCTTGCGGTTCATTCTTTAAAGGATGTGCCAATGGTTCTGCCAGAGGGTCTCACTCTTGGAGCTATAACAGAGAGGGAAGAGCCTTTTGATGTGCTCATATCAAGGGATGGGAGAAGACTTCAAGAGCTTCCAGAGGGTGCAAAGGTAGGCACTTCCTCTCTGAGGAGACAGGTTCAGATAAAGAGAAAAAGACCAGACTTGAGGGTGGAGACCCTTCGCGGAAATGTGGATACAAGGCTCAGAAAACTGGAGGAAGGACTTTATGACGCCATAGTGCTTGCTTACGCAGGTGTTAAGAGAATGGGATTTGAGGAAAGGGTAAGCCAAGTATTGGAAGACTTTATCCCTGCGGTGGGTCAAGGAAGTCTCGCCATAGAGATAAGGCAAGAAGACCAGAGGGTGTATGAGGCTATAGCCTCTCTTGACCATAGAGAAAGTCGTATTAGGGCGGAGTGTGAAAGGGCTTTTCTGAGAGAGCTTCAAGGTGGTTGCCAAGTGCCTATAGGTGCCTATGCATGGATTGAGAGCGAGAAATTAAAGCTAAAAGCCTTTATTTCTGACCTTGAAGGAAAAAGGTTTTTAGAAGGAGTGGAAGAAGGAGACCTACATCAGGCGGAACAGATAGGCAAAAAACTTGCCAGAAGGCTCTTAGAAGGGGGTGGCAAAGAGATACTTGAGGAAATATACCATCAAAGCTGA
- the aspS gene encoding aspartate--tRNA ligase translates to MLKRTRYCGHISEQDLGKEVVLNGWVHRIRNHGGVIFIDLRDREGLVQCVVEEKTNPEVYELADKLRAEYVVALRGTVRKRPPDTENPRLKTGNYEVVIEELEILNTSETLPFPIDEETHLSEETKLKYRYLDLRRESMRENLLFRHRAYQIVREVFVEESFVEIETPFLTKSTPEGARDFLVPSRLHPGKFYALPQSPQLFKQVLMVAGFDRYFQIVKCLRDEDLRADRQPEFTQIDFEMSFVEEEDVMAFSERLIYSLFKELLGVELKLPFDRISYEYAMETYGSDKPDRRFGLELVDLTQVFKNTEFKVFRQAIESGGVVKAINFKGSNLSRKEIDELTQFVQSLGARGLAWIKVEEDKLNSPIVKFFSEEETKELLQRLRAEPGDVIFFSADKREMVYRILGNLRFHIGKKYNLIDTSKFDIFWVVDFPLMEWDEEEKRFVSLHHPFTSPREEDIPLLERALQVQDLEEKKRLVHSVRARAYDLVINGYEVGGGSIRIHRKDLQELVFKLLEIPEMEAREKFGFLLDALRFGAPPHGGLAFGLDRLIAIMRGLDSIRDVIAFPKTQKGICPLTGAPDYVEPKQLKELHIRVVEC, encoded by the coding sequence ATGCTAAAAAGAACAAGATACTGCGGACACATCAGCGAACAAGACCTCGGAAAGGAGGTTGTCCTTAACGGCTGGGTTCATCGCATAAGAAACCATGGAGGAGTTATCTTTATAGACCTCAGAGATAGAGAGGGTCTAGTCCAGTGTGTGGTAGAAGAAAAAACAAACCCTGAGGTGTATGAGCTTGCGGACAAGCTCAGAGCAGAGTATGTGGTTGCCTTGCGTGGCACTGTTAGGAAAAGACCGCCTGACACAGAAAACCCAAGGCTAAAGACGGGAAACTACGAAGTGGTAATTGAAGAGCTTGAAATTCTCAACACCTCAGAAACCTTACCCTTTCCCATAGACGAAGAGACACACCTTTCGGAGGAGACAAAGCTCAAATACCGCTACCTTGACCTAAGAAGGGAGAGCATGAGGGAAAATCTTCTGTTTAGGCATAGAGCCTATCAGATAGTAAGGGAAGTCTTTGTTGAAGAAAGCTTTGTGGAAATAGAAACACCTTTTCTTACAAAGTCCACTCCAGAGGGTGCGAGGGATTTTCTTGTCCCTTCAAGGCTACATCCGGGCAAGTTTTACGCCCTTCCTCAGTCTCCACAGCTCTTTAAGCAGGTGCTTATGGTTGCAGGCTTTGATAGGTATTTTCAGATAGTTAAATGCCTAAGGGACGAAGACCTGCGGGCAGACCGCCAGCCTGAATTTACCCAGATAGACTTTGAAATGTCCTTTGTAGAGGAAGAGGACGTTATGGCTTTTAGCGAAAGGCTTATATATAGCCTCTTTAAGGAGCTTCTCGGCGTTGAGCTAAAGCTCCCCTTTGACCGCATATCCTACGAGTATGCCATGGAAACTTATGGCTCAGACAAACCTGACCGTAGGTTTGGGCTTGAGCTTGTGGACCTCACACAGGTCTTTAAAAACACCGAGTTTAAAGTGTTTCGTCAAGCCATAGAATCTGGTGGAGTGGTAAAGGCTATAAACTTCAAAGGCTCAAACCTCTCAAGGAAAGAGATAGATGAGCTTACCCAGTTTGTGCAAAGCCTTGGAGCAAGGGGTCTTGCTTGGATAAAGGTAGAAGAAGACAAGCTAAACTCACCCATAGTAAAATTTTTCTCCGAAGAAGAGACTAAAGAGCTTCTGCAAAGGCTAAGGGCTGAGCCAGGTGATGTAATATTTTTCTCCGCGGACAAAAGGGAAATGGTCTACCGTATTCTTGGAAATCTAAGGTTTCACATAGGCAAGAAATACAACCTCATAGATACGAGTAAATTTGACATATTTTGGGTGGTGGACTTCCCTCTTATGGAATGGGATGAAGAAGAGAAAAGGTTTGTCTCCTTGCACCACCCCTTCACATCACCCAGAGAGGAAGATATTCCGCTTCTTGAAAGGGCTCTACAGGTGCAGGACTTGGAGGAGAAAAAGAGGCTTGTTCATTCTGTGAGGGCGAGGGCTTACGACCTTGTGATAAACGGATACGAGGTGGGAGGAGGCTCCATTCGTATACACAGAAAAGATCTTCAGGAGCTTGTCTTTAAACTTTTGGAGATACCAGAGATGGAAGCAAGGGAGAAGTTTGGTTTTCTGCTTGACGCACTACGCTTTGGAGCACCACCACATGGTGGGCTCGCCTTTGGACTGGACAGGCTAATTGCCATAATGAGAGGCTTGGACTCTATAAGGGATGTGATAGCCTTCCCCAAGACCCAGAAGGGTATATGCCCTCTCACTGGTGCACCAGACTATGTGGAGCCAAAACAGCTCAAGGAGCTTCATATAAGGGTGGTGGAATGTTAG
- a CDS encoding BsaWI family type II restriction enzyme, with the protein MKDSKKFFLETLKLKAIEDVRLRGIENLSNILETIRQEFSGEITKFGIKDAEQSWKAFKGRLLEELIVEVISSEVKKHGLNIISGSKLSGIVLDECLCMVKRSILVDYGEFGMHVPDADLVIYNKNCRALAIISVKATLRERIAQTGYWSLKLKQSNLTQNIKVFFITLDEDRDLSRKRLAKKGRAIVEVDIDGAFVITTERIEESEKVMPFENFRRIIEKLGRVDKDE; encoded by the coding sequence ATGAAAGATAGTAAAAAGTTTTTCCTTGAAACATTAAAATTGAAAGCTATAGAAGATGTAAGACTAAGAGGCATAGAAAACCTTTCTAATATTCTTGAAACCATAAGGCAAGAGTTCTCTGGGGAAATAACCAAGTTTGGTATAAAAGACGCAGAGCAAAGCTGGAAAGCCTTCAAAGGGAGGCTTCTTGAAGAGTTGATAGTGGAAGTTATAAGTTCTGAAGTTAAAAAACATGGTTTAAATATAATAAGTGGCTCAAAGTTAAGCGGTATAGTGTTAGATGAGTGTCTATGCATGGTGAAAAGGAGTATACTTGTTGATTATGGTGAGTTTGGGATGCATGTTCCAGATGCTGATTTAGTTATATACAATAAGAATTGCAGAGCTTTAGCGATAATATCTGTAAAAGCTACCTTAAGGGAAAGAATAGCTCAAACAGGTTATTGGTCTTTGAAGTTAAAACAATCAAATCTCACACAAAATATAAAAGTCTTTTTTATAACGCTTGATGAAGATAGAGATCTTTCAAGAAAAAGGCTTGCAAAAAAGGGTAGGGCTATCGTTGAAGTGGATATAGACGGAGCTTTCGTAATAACCACAGAGCGGATTGAAGAAAGTGAGAAAGTTATGCCTTTTGAAAATTTTAGAAGGATAATAGAAAAACTTGGTAGGGTTGATAAGGATGAGTAA
- a CDS encoding DNA methyltransferase, producing MGFLSSVGVEKSEVKKHFVRHGFIFACTDKSEETLLSNRIILTGKNYANKLFAVKEGDFIFLYNLDKDVLYGTFTAKGEPGYDKGIPIFEGRYPYYIRFETTQTIKKVEKASSIFRSLNISWRDILTEKGALLIKSILEGRAINRLRREDVIDDKYIPPMMTTTLWDYPYQSYGYTKKGNNKYPGVTPAFIIYNLIWRYTEPGEIVCDPMAGSGTTIDVCLEERRRVVAFDIVPTRKDIIQADARNIPLKDETVDLVFIDSPYGDNIKYNDHPLNIGHIPASSEEFYEELEKVMQECHRILKKGKVLAWLIGDQWAKGEYIPVGFKIYERLTKYFSPVDVVCVVRRNQASNTPFWHSKALQHNFYLRGFKYLIIVGKDESVKKKGTKIRWNFYER from the coding sequence ATGGGTTTCCTAAGCTCGGTGGGGGTAGAAAAAAGTGAAGTAAAAAAGCATTTTGTTAGACATGGTTTTATCTTTGCTTGCACTGACAAGAGCGAGGAAACACTATTGTCTAATAGGATAATCTTGACTGGGAAAAATTACGCAAATAAGTTATTCGCAGTTAAAGAAGGCGATTTTATTTTTCTGTATAATCTTGACAAAGATGTTCTTTATGGCACTTTTACTGCAAAAGGCGAACCTGGATATGATAAAGGTATTCCAATCTTTGAAGGTAGATACCCTTACTATATACGCTTTGAAACAACACAAACCATAAAAAAAGTTGAAAAGGCAAGTTCAATCTTTAGAAGTCTTAACATCTCGTGGAGAGATATACTGACAGAGAAGGGGGCACTTCTGATAAAGAGTATCCTTGAGGGAAGAGCAATAAATAGGCTTCGCAGGGAAGATGTAATAGATGATAAATACATACCCCCAATGATGACAACTACCTTGTGGGACTATCCATACCAAAGTTACGGATACACCAAAAAGGGTAATAATAAATACCCCGGCGTTACTCCAGCCTTCATTATTTATAACCTCATATGGAGATACACTGAACCTGGTGAGATAGTATGCGACCCCATGGCAGGTTCTGGGACTACGATAGATGTGTGCCTTGAAGAGAGGAGAAGGGTTGTAGCCTTTGATATAGTGCCAACGAGAAAAGATATAATACAGGCGGATGCCAGAAACATACCTCTGAAGGATGAAACGGTGGATTTAGTGTTTATAGACTCGCCATACGGAGACAACATCAAATATAACGACCATCCCTTAAATATAGGTCATATACCTGCAAGTTCTGAAGAGTTTTACGAGGAGCTTGAAAAAGTAATGCAGGAATGCCATAGAATACTCAAAAAAGGTAAAGTATTGGCTTGGTTAATAGGTGACCAATGGGCAAAGGGGGAATATATTCCAGTGGGCTTTAAGATATACGAAAGACTTACAAAATATTTTTCCCCTGTTGATGTGGTTTGTGTGGTTCGCAGAAATCAAGCCTCAAATACTCCCTTTTGGCATAGCAAGGCTTTACAGCATAACTTCTATCTTAGAGGTTTTAAATACCTTATAATAGTTGGAAAAGATGAGAGTGTTAAAAAGAAAGGGACGAAAATAAGGTGGAATTTCTATGAAAGATAG
- the purQ gene encoding phosphoribosylformylglycinamidine synthase I, whose protein sequence is MKFAVCVFPGSNCDYDTYYVIRDLLGQDVSFVDHNTKRLNGFDCVVLPGGFSFGDYLRAGVLASKTPLGNAIVEYAQKGGLVLGICNGFQILTELHLLPGVLLRNENLTFLCKDVYLRVENNSLPFTRRFEKGEVIKLPIAHGEGRYYVPEEELRSMEEGGQIVLRYCDEKGNINSQANPNGSLYNIAGICNKEGNVFGLMPHPERACEDLLGYRDGIILWHSLVA, encoded by the coding sequence ATGAAGTTTGCGGTCTGCGTATTCCCCGGCTCTAACTGTGATTATGACACTTACTATGTGATAAGAGACTTGCTTGGGCAGGATGTGAGCTTTGTAGACCACAATACAAAAAGGCTCAATGGTTTTGACTGCGTGGTCCTCCCGGGTGGTTTTTCCTTTGGTGATTATCTGAGGGCTGGAGTGCTTGCCAGCAAAACACCCCTTGGCAACGCTATAGTGGAATACGCACAAAAGGGTGGACTCGTGCTTGGTATATGCAACGGCTTTCAAATCCTCACAGAGCTTCACCTATTGCCGGGTGTTTTACTCAGGAACGAAAACCTAACCTTTCTGTGCAAGGACGTATATCTTAGGGTTGAAAATAACTCTTTACCCTTCACCAGGAGGTTTGAAAAGGGTGAGGTGATAAAACTTCCCATAGCCCATGGAGAAGGAAGGTATTATGTGCCAGAGGAAGAGCTAAGGTCTATGGAGGAAGGGGGTCAAATTGTCCTAAGATACTGCGATGAAAAGGGTAATATAAACTCTCAAGCTAATCCCAATGGCTCATTATACAACATAGCAGGCATTTGCAACAAAGAGGGTAATGTTTTTGGTCTTATGCCCCATCCAGAAAGAGCTTGCGAAGACCTACTTGGCTACCGAGATGGCATAATACTCTGGCATTCCCTCGTAGCTTAG